A single Cyclopterus lumpus isolate fCycLum1 chromosome 1, fCycLum1.pri, whole genome shotgun sequence DNA region contains:
- the radil gene encoding ras-associating and dilute domain-containing protein — protein sequence MFYGSSSGASMSLPSKSRLKRQSRTFTQVLYRTLSYRDRVPVETGTNTRGDRRSTTEPPERPADDPAELSTQSSAPGVLKIFGDEICAGANYKSVLATPRSSAQELVKEALERYSLNKNAAHSYVLCDVIGRLEGGGGIGELGWRTECLRALGDNEKPLLLQELWKPREGHARRFELRRRAEVEEFNAKEKDTITAGPKTSQFLAALMGRSGLGKHRSSPLRSGRVVQSSSKDINAQARKLQRNRAKGTLTLPRSSNSSFCRSLSETSLNQLGVGDEPKRYYSTLPGPLRGREREAASSGRRKEEGRHSLYQSAHLLLLQGYNQQDCLVYLLNREQHTVGQETPSARPNICLFAPDILPLHCRLRRVPAPRRHANINNKGEEPGESQRSCVAVEPVLHATVLVNFSRCERSTTLRHGDLLSFGAHYIFLYKDPTGAKPLPAQTLARLRSLGQLYDAGVVVEEGEGGAQTCKMCGSVLKDRAAQVSSVPAIRRSFKPHLVKPRSGGTAAGAPHSLSGGDGGRGGGGGGGGGGGGGGGGGAGGGGQKRRLQLEFDPTHEDQLLNRIVSLIEPGGDDHKLTPAYLLCLCIQHSASTFPPGSFGKLLLKIVRRIQTIAWEKTKDLAQKQAQHQDPSTLSLLSISDLIPDLQTIFFWMSNSIEILYFIQQRAPAYTHSIETLQGSKESLLSATISANEEAMTILEEVIMYTFQQCVYYITKALYVVLPGLLDCNPFPVDSSEPCWKGGVGFPEPVRRVLQVFQNGQELLQGYQVHPEIQAQMFAYLFFFSNVSLFNQLMDKGPSRGWFQRSKVLQIQACLRMVMEWASRSGLGHLADKFFTKLNSTVSILATPPQQLTQMSWRALSSEHSALKPVQLHRILTQYQLTAEIGPVPTWQPSSEDEAYIYRTVDLLESFENHPPIVLPSAGFGVDLDSECVEDSIYRQLLYIRHYLWGLRTKTQTHTNTPSVHTHSNGTNTADWPDVQRELLPPANSSPRSAGPGDELTAETGEERGRERPPGQSHTHSLRRNGTVHHTRTANPDPSCLLTPPNTPLYPEGGGGGGGGGGGGGGGGGGHIIGPNTQTNGCTGRTAAECKKANGLISNGLEGCISGCEFPFPVSSLGAPPLADDLCVVFVVELDKGPYGLGMGLIDGLHTPLNATGIYIRTLIPDGPAASDGRLRIGDRILAVNGTSLIGADYQSAVDLIRLGGGRLRFLVAKSDPDVSEKISASSC from the exons TTCCTCTGGGGCCAGTATGTCCCTGCCGTCCAAGAGCCGCCTGAAACGCCAGAGCAGGACCTTCACAcag GTCCTGTACCGTACTCTGAGTTACAGAGACCGGGTCCCAGTGGAAACTGGAACAAACACTCGCGGGGACCGGCGCTCGACGACTGAACCCCCGGAGCGACCGGCGGACGACCCCGCTGAACTCTCCACGCAGAGCTCGGCCCCCGGGGTGCTGAAGATCTTCGGAGATGAGATTTGTGCCGGCGCCAACTACAAGAGCGTCCTGGCCACCCCGCGCTCCAGCGCGCAGGAGCTGGTCAAAGAGGCCCTCGAGCGCTACTCTCTGAACAAGAACGCGGCGCACTCGTACGTCCTGTGCGATGTGATCGGCCGCTTGGAGGGGGGAGGCGGGATCGGAGAACTGGGGTGGCGGACTGAATGCTTGCGCGCGCTGGGGGACAATGAGAAGCCGCTGTTGCTGCAGGAGCTTTGGAAACCCCGAGAAGGACACGCTCGCCGGTTTGAGCTGCGCAGGAGAGCAGAGGTGGAGGAATTCAACGCCAAGGAGAAGGACACCATCACGgctg GGCCCAAAACCTCCCAATTCCTGGCGGCTCTAATGGGTCGGTCCGGGCTGGGCAAACACAGGAGCTCCCCCCTGCGGTCTGGTCGAGTGGTACAGTCCAGTTCTAAAG ATATTAACGCTCAGGCTCGTAAGCTCCAGAGGAACAGGGCGAAGGGGACGCTTACCCTGCCCCGATCCAGCAACTCGTCCTTCTGCCGCAGCCTCAGCGAGACCAGCCTCAACCAG CTGGGAGTGGGAGACGAGCCCAAGCGTTACTACTCCACCCTGCCAGGGCCCTTAAGGGGTCGGGAACGTGAGGCGGCCTCCAGCGGccggaggaaggaagaggggaggcaCTCGCTTTACCAGTCCGCgcacctcctgctgctgcagggaTACAACCAGCAG gactGTTTGGTGTACCTGCTGAACAGAGAGCAGCACACTGTCGGTCAGGAGACTCCGTCAGCTCGCCCCAACATCTGCCTCTTCGCTCCCGacatcctccccctccactGTCGCCTGCGCCGAGTCCCCGCGCCCCGTCGCCATGCCAACATcaacaacaagggagaggagcCGGGGGAGAGCCAGCGGTCCTGTGTTGCCGTTGAGCCGGTGCTCCACGCCACAGTTCTGGTGAACTTCTCCCGCTGCGAGCGCTCCACCACGCTGCGACACGGCGACCTGCTCTCCTTCGGAGCGCATTACATCTTCCTGTACAAGGACCCCACGGGCGCCAAGCCCTTGCCTGCTCAGACCTTGGCGCGCCTTCGCTCCCTCGGGCAGCTTTACGATgcgggggtggtggtggaggagggcgAGGGCGGCGCTCAGACTTGTAAGATGTGCGGTTCGGTGTTGAAGGACAGAGCGGCGCAGGTGTCCAGTGTTCCTGCAATCAGACGCAGCTTCAAACCTCACCTGGTGAAACCCCGCAGCGGGGGGACGGCAGCGGGAGCACCCCATAGTTTGTCCGGAggggatggaggaagaggaggaggaggaggaggaggaggaggaggaggaggaggaggaggaggaggggcaggggGAGGGGGTCAGAAAAGAAGGCTACAGCTGGAGTTTGACCCGACTCATGAAGACCAGCTTTTGAACAGGATTGTGTCTCTCATCGAACCTGGAG GAGACGACCATAAGCTGACACCTGCCTACCTGCTGTGTCTGTGCATCCAACACTCGGCTTCAACCTTCCCACCTGGGAGCTTTGGAAAACTGCTGCTTAAGATTGTCCGACGAATCCAGACCATCGCATGG GAGAAGACAAAGGATCTGGCTCAGAAGCAAGCTCAGCA CCAGGACCCGTCCACCCTGTCTCTGCTCAGTATCTCCGACTTGATCCCAGACCTGCAGACCATCTTCTTCTGGATGTCCAACTCCATCGAGATCCTCTACTTCATACAGCAAAGAGCACCAGCGTACACACACAGCATAGAGACACtccaag GGTCAAAGGAGTCGCTGCTGTCTGCGACCATCTCAGCCAACGAGGAGGCAATGACTATCTTGGAAGAAGTGATCATGTACACTTTCCAACAATGTGTCTACTATATCACCAAG gctctTTATGTGGTGTTACCAGGGTTGTTGGACTGTAATCCATTCCCAGTCGACAGCTCTGAGCCCTGCTGGAAAGGAGGTGTCGGGTTTCCTGAACCTGTACGCAGGGTCCTGCAG gtgtttcaGAATGGCCAGGAGCTGTTGCAGGGCTACCAGGTCCATCCCGAGATCCAGGCCCAGATGTTCGCttacctcttcttcttctccaacgTGTCGCTGTTTAACCAGCTAATGGACAAAG gtcCATCTCGGGGTTGGTTCCAGCGCTCCAAGGTGCTGCAGATTCAGGCGTGTTTGCGGATGGTCATGGAATGGGCCAGCAGGTCCGGTCTGGGACATCTGGCTGACAAATTCTTCACCAAactcaacagcactgtgtcCATACTGGCCACTCCCCCACAACAGCTCACACag ATGAGTTGGCGAGCTTTGTCCAGTGAGCACTCTGCTCTGAAGCCGGTGCAGCTGCACAGGATTCTCACCCAGTACCAGCTCACAGCAGAGATAGGCCCCGTCCCAACATGGCAACCCAGCAGCGAGGATGAAGCGTATATATACAGAACAG tggaCCTCCTGGAGAGCTTTGAAAACCACCCTCCCATAGTGCTGCCCAGCGCCGGCTTCGGGGTGGACCTGGACAGCGAGTGTGTGGAAGACAGCATCTACAGACAGCTGCTCTACATCCGTCACTACCTGTGGGGGCTGCGCACCAAGACGCAAACGCACACCAACACTCCCAGTGTGCACACGCACTCCAATGGAACCAACACGGCCGACTGGCCCGACGTTCAG AGGGAGTTGTTGCCTCCGGCCAACAGCAGCCCCCGGTCCGCGGGTCCTGGGGACGAGTTGACGGCAGAgacgggagaggagagaggacgagagaggccGCCGGGCCAATCGCACACTCACAGCCTCCGAAGGAACGGCACCGTCCACCACACTCGGACAGCGAATCCAGACCCGTCCTGCCTTTTGACCCCTCCCAACACCCCGCTGTACccggaaggaggaggaggaggaggaggaggaggaggaggaggaggaggaggagggggggggcatatcATAGGCCCCAACACCCAGACTAACGGCTGCACCGGCAGAACGGCGGCAGAATGCAAAAAGGCCAACGGGCTCATCTCCAACGGACTGGAGG GGTGTATTAGTGGGTGTGAGTTTCCTTTCCCTGTATCCTCCCTTGGCGCCCCTCCCCTTGCTGATGacttgtgtgtggtgtttgtagTGGAACTGGACAAGGGACCCTACGGACTGGGCATGGGACTCATAGACGGCCTG CACACTCCTCTCAACGCGACCGGCATTTACATCCGGACTCTGATCCCCGACGGACCGGCTGCCTCCGACGGCCGACTGAGGATCGGGGATCGCATCCTGGCTGTGAACGGGACCAGTCTGATCGGAGCAGACTACCAGAG cgCGGTGGACCTCATTCGTCTGGGAGGAGGTCGTCTCCGTTTCCTGGTGGCCAAATCCGACCCCGACGTCTCGGAGAAGATCAGCGCCTCCTCCTGCTGA